In one Gopherus evgoodei ecotype Sinaloan lineage chromosome 1, rGopEvg1_v1.p, whole genome shotgun sequence genomic region, the following are encoded:
- the LOC115650984 gene encoding zinc finger protein with KRAB and SCAN domains 2-like: MAERGHDRDTLQCRVKVKELRNAYHKAREANCRSCAAFMSCRFYKELDAIFNGNPTSNVKATVATSMAHVSVKSGPSQEEEISDADVEWEGGPEAEEDLEVRDACSRELFSILGEASQSQLLERGEVQIAEEVPDMTVGAQPPSLLSPAEQLSRIRRWP; this comes from the exons ATGGCAGAAAGAGGtcatgaccgggacacactgcaatgcagggtcaaagtgaaggagctgcggaatgcctaccacaaggcacgGGAGGCAAACTGCCGCTCCTGTGCTGCGTTCATgagctgccggttctacaaagagctggatgcgatattCAATGGCAACCCCACCTCGAATGTGAAGGCCACTGTAGCTACTTCCATGGCTCATGTGTCAGTCaagagtggaccaagccaggaggaggaaatctcgGATGCAgatgtggagtgggaggggggtccagaggcagaggaagacttggaggtcagagatgcatgcagccggGAGCTCTTCTCTATCCTGggggaggctagccagtcacaacTGTTGGAGCGTGGCGAAGTGCAAATAGCAGAGGAGgtgcctg atatgaccgTGGGAGCCCAGCCTCCGTCTTTGTTATCTCCAGCTGAACAGCTGAGCAGAATTAGAAGGTGGCcatga